One window of Gavia stellata isolate bGavSte3 chromosome Z, bGavSte3.hap2, whole genome shotgun sequence genomic DNA carries:
- the LINGO2 gene encoding leucine-rich repeat and immunoglobulin-like domain-containing nogo receptor-interacting protein 2 has protein sequence MRHTPVSCWQPFLGLAVLLVFMGPTIGCPARCECSAQNKSVSCHRRRLMSIPEGIPIETKILDLSKNRLKSVNPEEFTSYPLLEEIDLSDNIVANVEPGAFNNLFNLRSLRLKGNRLKLVPLGVFTGLSNLTKLDISENKIVILLDYMFQDLHNLKSLEVGDNDLVYISHRAFSGLLSLEQLTLERCNLTAVPTEALSHLHNLISLHLKQLNINALPAYAFKRLFRLKDLEIDVWPLLDMLPANSLYGLNLTSLSITNTNLSAVPYSAFKHLVYLTHLNLSYNPISTIEAGMLSDLVRLQELHVVGAQLRTIEPHAFQGLRFLRVLNVSQNLLETLEENVFHSPKSLEVLCINNNPLACDCRLLWILQRQPTLQFGGQPPMCAGPDSVKERSFKDFHSTALSFYFTCKKPKIQDKKVQYLVVEEGQTVQLMCNADGDPQPTISWVTPRRRLITTKSNGRATVLGDGTLEIRFAQDQDTGIYVCIASNAAGNDTYSASLTVKGFTSDRFLYANRTPMYMTDSNDTSSNGTNVNTFSLDLKTILVSTAMGCFTFLGVVLFCFLLLFVWSRGKGKHKTSIDLEYVPRKNNGAVVEGEVAGPRRFNMKMI, from the coding sequence ATGCGTCACACACCTGTATCATGCTGGCAGCCGTTCCTGGGTCTGGCTGTGCTGCTAGTCTTCATGGGCCCCACCATAGGCTGCCCGGCCCGCTGTGAATGCTCAGCACAAAACAAGTCCGTCAGCTGTCACCGAAGGCGTCTGATGTCCATCCCAGAGGGCATTCCCATTGAGACCAAAATCTTGGACCTCAGCAAGAACCGACTGAAGAGCGTCAACCCTGAGGAATTCACGTCGTACCCTTTGCTGGAGGAGATTGACCTCAGTGACAATATAGTTGCCAATGTGGAGCCTGGAGCCTTTAACAATCTCTTCAACTTGCGCTCCCTGAGGCTGAAAGGAAACCGTCTGAAGCTGGTGCCCCTTGGGGTGTTCACCGGGTTGTCAAACTTAACAAAGCTCGATATAAGTGAAAACAAGATTGTAATTTTGCTGGACTATATGTTCCAAGATCTGCATAATCTAAAATCCCTGGAGGTTGGGGACAATGATTTGGTTTACATATCACACAGGGCATTTAGCGGACTGCTTAGCCTGGAGCAGCTCACCCTGGAGAGATGCAATCTCACAGCTGTACCAACAGAAGCTCTTTCTCACCTCCACAACCTCATCAGTCTGCATCTGAAACAGCTCAACATTAACGCTTTGCCTGCATATGCCTTTAAAAGACTGTTTCGCCTGAAAGACCTAGAGATAGATGTCTGGCCCCTCCTGGACATGCTGCCTGCCAACAGTCTATATGGTCTCAACCTTACTTCTCTCTCCATCACCAACACCAATCTGTCTGCCGTACCTTACTCTGCTTTTAAACATCTGGTTTACCTGACACATCTAAACCTCTCTTACAACCCTATCAGCACCATTGAAGCAGGCATGCTTTCGGATTTAGTGCGCCTGCAGGAGCTCCACGTGGTGGGGGCCCAGCTACGTACCATTGAACCACATGCTTTCCAAGGGCTCCGATTCTTACGTGTGCTTAACGTGTCCCAAAACCTGCTAGAAACCCTAGAAGAGAATGTATTCCACTCCCCCAAAAGCCTTGAGGTCCTCTGCATTAACAACAATCCTCTGGCCTGTGACTGCCGTCTCCTTTGGATTTTACAGAGGCAACCCACTTTGCAGTTTGGAGGCCAGCCACCAATGTGTGCTGGCCCAGACAGTGTAAAAGAGAGGTCATTCAAAGACTTCCACAGCACAGCTCTTTCCTTTTACTTCACCTGTAAGAAGCCCAAGATACAAGACAAGAAGGTGCAGTACCTGGTAGTGGAGGAAGGGCAGACGGTGCAGTTGATGTGCAATGCTGACGGGGATCCGCAGCCTACAATATCCTGGGTTACTCCACGTCGGAGGCTGATCACAACTAAATCAAACGGAAGAGCCACTGTGCTGGGAGACGGCACCCTGGAGATCCGATTTGCTCAAGACCAGGACACTGGGATCTATGTTTGTATTGCAAGTAACGCAGCTGGGAATGACACTTATTCGGCTTCCCTCACAGTAAAGGGGTTTACTTCAGACCGTTTCCTTTATGCCAACAGGACCCCTATGTATATGACAGACTCCAATGACACAAGTTCCAATGGAACTAATGTGAACACCTTCTCTCTGGACCTTAAGACAATATTGGTGTCCACAGCTATGGGCTGTTTCACATTCCTTGgagtggttttattttgtttcctccttctttttgTGTGGAGCCGAGGGAAAGgcaaacacaaaaccagcatTGACCTTGAATATGTCCCTCGCAAAAACAATGGTGCTGTGGTTGAAGGGGAGGTTGCTGGACCACGAAGGTTCAATATGAAAATGATTTGA